taaatacatacatacattggatGAATGAGTGGCGAAATGAGTTGCtaaattaaaagcgaaaaattgGTTTAGGCTCTACTGAACATAATCCGTATATGAACTTAATAGTagtaatacgagtatataagttTTGTTTgttcataaattcaaaatatttgcagacCTTGATGGCATTCAAAATACAACATATGGCAATCATAATCAGGTTTACAAATACCTATGCTATtgaacatgtatgtatatcaggCAGGCCGGCACATGcctttctttttcatatttacaatttaattgccattttgTACAACAATGAGGATTTCAATAAGATTACACAAAGGCGAGATACTGTTTAATTCAACTATTCTAACGCACATAGTTTTTCTGGCACAGTGAACGCAATTATTACGAGTATTTACTGTTTTAgattagtttttaataaattacggCAGTGCAGCACGCCCGAGATCTtaacaatagcaaaatgtgGTGGGTTACTGGTCCTGTTGATTTGTTATAAGTTTTTATGATAATGCATGCCTACTGTTGTATTGGTCGGCGAAATAGTAAAATATGTGGTTCTGGTTTGTGTATCATATAATGTATCCAACCTCGTGACTGTTGCACACCAATAGACCTCCATTCATTCTCCGACATTAGATGTGTTTTGGGCACCAATTTTGAAAGCTCCTTTGGTAGCACAACATGtctaaaattagtaaatatattattattcaatatttatttaaactaaacaattttatttacctATATTCGAACTTTTCGTCGTAATATTTATCTGAATAGTAGATGTCCTTACTCATGTTGATTGACTTATGCGAATTTTCTAGATTTCAACAATTGACAGCAGTTCCTTCACGTTTTTTGCACCTGGTGCAGATGTTCGGCAACCTGTAGATCCTGTTTGAAAATGTTTGG
This portion of the Zeugodacus cucurbitae isolate PBARC_wt_2022May chromosome 3, idZeuCucr1.2, whole genome shotgun sequence genome encodes:
- the LOC105217904 gene encoding cyclin-dependent kinases regulatory subunit yields the protein MSKDIYYSDKYYDEKFEYRHVVLPKELSKLVPKTHLMSENEWRSIGVQQSRGWIHYMIHKPEPHILLFRRPIQQ